CTTCAAACttaccttttatagctgactttgcagtatgggctttgctcattgttgaaggctgtacgatgaccaaatagttgttaatgtctgtgtcattttggtcttttgtggatagttgtctcattggcaatcataccacattttcttttttataaatataaacttttatttctaaactATGCAAAGTTTCAAAGTTAATAGACCATCACTGAGGGGGACAGAGCTAAATAATCTCCATGCAATGCGATTTTCTAATACATATCGATGTCAACTATCATTGACTTTCCACTAATGGTTACCCTAAATTGTTCTGAACACAAACTAATGTATGAAAATTaagcaaaaaaatcaaacttaataCACAATGATGAAGTCGATGATTGTGGGGCCAAAAATCTCAATGGAGATAGATTCACCAATGTTGAAAACAATTGCACACATATCTGacattgacctaccactagtggttccccataaactgacGGAGCAAtgacaaattaataaattgttGAATGACACTGCAGCCCACCAGTCTTCCTTCTTCCAATTTGTTGAAACCAGacaaaacataatttcatttttgaaaatactgataaaacaatttctatttatagcAAAAACTTAAATGATTATGCCCTGTATATCATtaatctgataaaaatatgatgccgttttaaagtgaaaaatcaatcaataataGATCACATTAAGACCGGTGATATTTTTACACTCCCAATATGTATCTGATCAGTCTCTTCTTCTACCACTAAATTATGTAAGGCAAATGGAAAGCCAGAAAATATAAACTtcattggctttgctcattgttgaaggccatacagtgacctatagttgttaatgtctgtgtcattttggtctcttcaggacagttgtctcattggcaatcataccacatcttcttttttatattaattatctTGAGATTTTCAATGGATCTGTAATAAAAAGTACATTTACACAAATCACAAAATCAAGATAATCATACTCTAACAAAAAAAGAGGGGGTACAATAAGGGGGGTCCTTATCCTGAAATCcagggcttaaaaacacgaatcCTAAGGTCCCAAATTTAAATGAAGTTATATTCTGGATtccgaaatttgaaaaaaatatttcccagATCCTGAAGAGGTTCATCCCAaaatcccaagcttaaaaaatacctgatcccggagtcccgataaaagtcctatcccccctccataaataatttaattcaaacatataattgcaagttgaattatctttattcaacataattatttatcatataaaattcATGTAGTTTTTATGTAAACATTTGTGAATTCCTTTCACAAAACATGTCTGACATCTGTAGAACAAAATATTGTATGGCAGATCATTATTTAagcactttttaaaaacatttttcatgaTTATATGTTAAGTATAAATCTCCACATTGTGAATTCAAAGATCACAAGACTGTATTTTGCATGAACTAATTAAATCCTGATCGCTGTTTCACCTAGATGATGgaaaattagaattttaaaacatgtcatCATGTAGTTCAGAATGAGGCTGTAGTCCACGCTCCAACATTGCTTTCTTTTTCCGTTCTTCCTCTTCTTGTTTAACTAATTGTTCCTCCCTCTGCATTTCTAAAATTTCATCAATTGAAACTTCTTCTAATGGTAGAGTATTTTCATTTGCTAAATCCTAAAATAATAGAAACACAAACATTTCATTAAGACTGTTAAACcacatcatatttattttaaaacttattgttatataaacaaaacaaaacaagttaaTATAAGATTAGATATGTTAGAACTTTGCCTTTTCACCGAGTATTACCACCCTTATCCTTccataaaatttagaaaaaatgcataattCTCAATTCAGAAAAGAATAATTTAGGAGACAGGTATAATTGTACCCACTGATTCGAAGTACTTACAATTTCTCCAAGCAGGACAACATTTTCTCCTCTGACTACAAATATACCTCTTGGTATGTCCCCATACTTCTTACCAACATGTATCCTCTCTATTGTTCTGTGTAAAACAAGATTAGCTGAAAGTATAGACAATATTAGactgaaaataattaatatttagatTATTCTTTTAATGATAGCCTTTCTACAGGAATATAATTTACTGAATGATGACTTAAGCTTAATCAAAGTATATAGTTCATTTATAACATTCTGTAAATAGCATTGGGGATTCAATAAAGGGTATTCAAGAAGTATATTTAAGGGTGATAaagattttattcaaaacatcTATCACAGTTTAAGGGcccttttttttaacagtaagaaaattttcaaaaattgtctTCTATGACTTCATGGTAATTTATATATGCCACcttcaaaaattcaaacataataaatgtcCCAGTATTCTGTGTTCATAAATAAAACATCCTGGTCTCCATGGTCTCCAAACAAACACTCAAAGTTtatcacattttaaaacttacatAATGAGTATATATTCACACAATACATGGAACTCTAAAAGTCTCAAAAAGTTGACATCAAAAGACAATAAGCCAGATGGAACAGGAAATAAATACAAACCAAATTGGTCAATGCTCCTGAGAAATCCAATTAGTGTTCTGCCGTCTCTTAGTACAACTAGTAACTTCTCTGCAATATTAAAAGAATAACATTTGTAGTTTCTGTTAAAATAAGCATGATTTAAAGAGAGATAATTCTGGTCCAGAAGACACACCTACATCATTGTACATAACCTATTAACATGCAGTTAAATGTATAATGCCACATTATATCAAACTTCAGGAATTTGGGAAAATAGAAGATACATTGTAGTCTAAATTAACCAAATGCAAAAtcctttactttaaaaaataaaaaaattgaacagtTTAGCATGCACATTACCTTTTTCTGGTTGGGCAAcaactagtccaaataattatgacgtctggcaaggctatgtcctaggaaggcgtcccagaaaaaaattaaaatagccttgccagacgtcataattatttggactaggcaACAACCTGTTCTGTCCTGTATGATGTGTTGATAGACTCTAGCATGTTGTATATAATTTCATgcaaatttgtcaaaaagaatttattatattataaggAGATCGAACATTTTGAACTTATTATGTCTGTGtattatatacatacaaattttcttaatcattgttaataaaatgattcttaagtttatttaatatatacaggGGTTAAAAAATCCACTAGCCCGACGTACGGGACTACAGCAATTAGGCCTCGGGTAACCAAAACTTGTAACCCAATATGCCCGACGGactagtaaaaaaaattcttggcgTTTCCAAAATAGAAAGTTGAAAATCCCCTCATCACTATTCTATCTTAGCTAATCAGATTCGACTACGTCATCCGGGATTCCCAGAATTTGaactgattttttaaaatagaacaaataactCGTGGTGGATCCTGTACTTTCAATATCGATTTGTCAGTACAGGGGGTATTGTACATTGCCAATGCAACCAGAGAAATATAATGTAACCCGATTGTACCAGTAACCTCCTTctgaaaaatttatttcaatataaatgtgAATTCCTTTTGGCAGCAGAAACCTGACTTTTGTCAGATATAAATGTGTAACATGTGCACATGTTATGGATGCCAttttgtctttgtttacatactgTGAAGCCTCCAGAACCAAGACCTAAACATTAACAGTCTTCagaaaacttaaacttgatgcAATAATATTTCTTCAATCATGTTTATcttcatttatattcaaattagtttgatttttgaagaaataaaatttataacaaatacaatttcaGTTTAGAGACTGTGCTCAGTTTGTTATCTATTTATAGCCCACAATTAGCTTagctaaaaaataaatgtaaatatggaTATTACTGCActtcatttataaaacaaaatgctagGTGATATTTTctgattattacatggcatttttcatatcgcatgtattatcagccctaggttcaatatcagcccaagagccgcatggctcgagggctgatattgaccgagggctgataatacatgcgatatgaaaaattggcatgttatgatctttttatcatatgcttcaacgatggagaaaaatcacagatttatatattgatccttttacgtggttcccAAATAGATGTTCAAAGAGTGAAAAGATCACGGATGTCAGACCCCAAACTTAGTACATtcgatatgaaatctttctatcatatgcaTCAACatagaagaaaaacatttaaattttgacgaaacgacaaaaaaataattcaaaatattcataatgaacactgtttggaaaagtcaaattttttgtatagtaactttctaaattatgtttgaaacttttaaaaaatgcatttatttaataatttgatttgtttttgttttgcttttgtttgtttaattattttacaaaatatactttccggtatccaaataattgttttgtacactactttgtaatgtttttcagtgaaaacgtagcattgaggtgaattttccggaatttgcagagtttcaccggaatgccatgcgataacgctacggaaaggcatgtgataacacttgaagcatgtgataaacttttcatatcagcccgctaagcaccaattaaaaaaatatgttatttacgTTAATcaaatgctattatcatacagtaaaaatcatatgttatttagtcgactaagtatatgataattattCTTATCAGTCGccccactgtctatatcactctgttcagctctaaatattattccgtatcatgtctttgtgacgtcaaatacgtttaCCGGGCCtggacatatcagcgacgtcataatgtttgaaccgacgttaataactttgacccgaacttatcaagtcatctgttgtgtgctggtgaaacaaagaaaacacttcccaaacacgcaaatatagcccgataaatcgattatcaaattatctgcatattgatattgttaaatatcagctgcttgacattatacgtaggctttttgatctcgttcgctacgttcactcgacaaaaagcttcatattatgtctcgcagctgatattttacgatatcaacatgcagataacctgataatcagtacatataaatatttgaggtcatttgatttattttaataaatagaactttaaaactgaaaacaaatatgagcATGATGAGCATTACATATAACCAGCTGATAATTCTTTTACACAAACGTGATGATGTATCTAATAGAAATCACTCCAATCCTCTTTTATATAACCATGTATATCAGTGGTCAAGACTTGTGTCATCTCAGGATTTGGACAAATCTTTATTACAGAATATTCAATTATCGATTAATTGAATATCTATATGCTAATGGGATATTTTTTGGGTATCCAATCTGCTTAAATCTTCTATACAACGGATAAAAATTGTTAAGTTTATAGAATTCATTGTATATTGCAGCAAACTCTGAATTTGTAGGCATACTCGGGCTAGCAGGTCAATCATTCAATTGTGTTGGGCTAGTAGTTCTTCCAACAGGGCTAGTAAAATCCTGCAACCAATTAGCCCTGGGCTAGTGAgctataacaaaatttcttaacccctgtatatattttaattttggatgtaacacgtcttctgattggctgacattattttgttatgagcccatagacataatttagtcatgtgacagTAACgtcaacgtttttttcatggttttctacggtttaaaatggaatttgaattaaattataagaaatgactgtaaatttttttctgtctattcaaaataaaataaaaaatttggtgcacactgttaaaaaacCTGCTACGcgtgttattcagtgtgcaccaaattttttatgttatttcttcatagacagaaaaaatattacagtcattcctgaaataagtaaataatatttacttcttcaagtaaaaaCAATACTTGTAAAAGTAGAACCCATGACTTTCACAATCAATGTTTAAAAGTCAACAATATGTGCTTATATCAAAATTCCAAGAGTTATTCGGTCATTACAAGTGTTATTCGGTTTTAGGTCATTCGAGGTACCGGCCTTccaagatgtcataattatttggactatcaTCCGGCctttcaagatgtcataattatttggactatcaTTTTATATGAGGATATGTTCTCCCCAACATGTTTACGTTTTTCCTTAGTTCGACATGTCGTATTTGTCTTTTAAAGGttaatttaaaacttatttgtCTATATTATGGATGACGACACAAACATACTATCTATTTCTTCAATTAAACTTGCGGTGCCAGGTAGGTAActcatttttcacattttttgcaaaattacaattttaaagatCGGTGTTGTTTAATTGCTTCGatgtaattgtaaaaatatcatGATTTCAAACGCACGAGTAACAAAGATGACAATCAAGTCTAATACCACAAAGTTAAATATGCAGTATTAGGTAAAAAcgaaccataaaaaaaaatcttatttttattgttgtataaaaaaatattttcacgtTTGATAACACTATGATTTCTTGCATTTTAGGTTATGAATGCATAGCcacaaatatacatattttgagtggtatatgattttaaatggtATGTTTTAAAGATGTAAATTGTATTATCTGTTTCTGT
Above is a window of Mytilus trossulus isolate FHL-02 chromosome 4, PNRI_Mtr1.1.1.hap1, whole genome shotgun sequence DNA encoding:
- the LOC134714026 gene encoding U6 snRNA-associated Sm-like protein LSm1, producing MSYLPGTASLIEEIDKKLLVVLRDGRTLIGFLRSIDQFANLVLHRTIERIHVGKKYGDIPRGIFVVRGENVVLLGEIDLANENTLPLEEVSIDEILEMQREEQLVKQEEEERKKKAMLERGLQPHSELHDDMF